The Dehalogenimonas sp. THU2 genome includes the window CATGACCGGGCCCTTGCCGTCAACGCCGTCGCGATAGTGGTTTACCCGGCCTTCCTTCACCTTTTGACCGGTCGGCGCGATGCCGTTCATGCCGGTGCGGTAGGATTCAGGGGTTGCCTTCTCTTGGTAGGTGACGGGGACATTTTTCTCCAGGTCAGACCAGCTTGCGTACTTACCCATGCGGGCACCTCCTCTTTAGTCTCGGTCCGTTCGCGGCCGGGACATTTCTCGGGGTGCACTCCGGGCGGAAAGGCAAAGGGGTCAGCCTGAACCTTGCCGGTCCGAAGTGCTGACCCCTTGTTGAAGCTTATGAGCTGCCGAGAAAAACAACGAGCCTCGTGAGCCGGGTTTATTCGGCAAGCTCACGAGGCTTACGGTTTTAGATTATACAGGCTGTATTAGGACTGTCAATAGGTACTGGGTATTTTAGCTTTGGATACCCTCAAAAGGGCTTGGTTTTCGATATCTATCAGTAAGGGCTGGCTATACTTTGATGCTGACCAGTTCTTCTTCGTTTCTGGTCTGATACGGTGTGCTCAGCATGTCATCAGCCGCCATCTTCAGGGACTCGAGCAATTCCTCTTTGGTCCTTTCCTGAGCATTGACACCCGGCAGATCGATCAACCAGCCTATCCACCACTCACCCCTTTTTTTTATTACCGCTCTAAATTCCATTTTTTCACCGCCTTCTTCCTATCGTAGGAATGGGATATACAAATCACGGCAGATTTTTTTGGCAAGTTCATCATCTATCTCATTGTGTCTCGGAATGGCGCT containing:
- a CDS encoding type II toxin-antitoxin system HicB family antitoxin — encoded protein: MEFRAVIKKRGEWWIGWLIDLPGVNAQERTKEELLESLKMAADDMLSTPYQTRNEEELVSIKV